In the Tateyamaria omphalii genome, TATCCTGCATCGTCTCTTTGCTCAGATCGGGCTCTGCCGCCTCGGCCTGCTGGGCACCGGTCGCAACCGCCACCGCCGCAATGGGCGCCGTGGTTCCGGCCAGTTTTAGAAAGTCACGGCGCGATGCCCCGTCGTCTTTCTTGCTCATCGAAAGGTCTCCTCTCGCTGTTTCGGGCAGGTCTCCCCACCCCTTCTGACGCCTCAGTCGGCGCCGCTCATCCGGAAGGCTTCCGCCTCCACGGCCATGAAAATCTTCCCCACCGTTCCGACGGGCGTGTAGAAGACGGACGTCTTCGCCTCTTCCAGATCGGTAAAGAAGTGGCCCGCCCACGGGCCGATATGCTTGTTGAAGAACTGCTTTTGCGCGGTGATGTCCGCAGGCGTGCCAAAGCGGCCCACGATCATGGCCGCCATCATCTCCATCAGGCTGGCAACGCTGTCTTCGGGTTCGAACACGGTGTCCGACCGCTGCATACCCTTGGCCAGCATGTCCTGCCGCAGCAGCGCCAGCGGCTTTTCATTCAGGAATCCGGTCAGATAATAGCTGGCAAAGGGCAGCAACTCGCCCCGGCCCAGACCAATGAACAGCTTGTTGAACTCGGATTGCGCCGCCTTGGGCTTCGTGACCTTGGCCAGCTTGGATAGGGTACCAATGGCCTGCCCCAGTTCCGTCTCATCGCCGGACAGGCTGGCCGTCTGCGCCAGCAGCATCTCGTCCGGCGGTCCGGCGAGCAGCGCGCCGAGGAAGTTGTAAAGATCGGCACGGGCACGATCCATGTCTGCAATCTGGATATCTTCTGCGGCTGTCATCTTCGGGTCTTCCATTATGCTGTATCAAACGCGAACCGCATCCGGCGCTGCGGCATGGCGGGCGGCTCGGGGTCAGGCTCTGGCAACGGTACGGGTTCGGCGGCCGCGATCAGCGGCGCCTCTTCTTCGATCTCTTCGACGGGGGCCTCTTCGGTATCCTCGTCGTCCTCGTCATCCTCGAGGAACGCGGTGACCATGCCCTTGCCGACCTGATACGCGGTCTGCATGTTCTCGATGATCATGGCGGCGTCGGTATAGTCTTCGCCGTAATCCACCAGACCATCCACATTGGCGAGCACCGGGTTCAACCGCCACAAGCGGCGCAACGCGCGGGTCTTGAGGCGTTGGGGCAGTTCCGCCTTCAGAAACGCCTGCA is a window encoding:
- a CDS encoding DUF3306 domain-containing protein, with the translated sequence MSATRDFWSRRRAGVEAEAQALEARAVEAEAAKLDDRPDEEILAELNLPQPETLDSPDAVQAFLKAELPQRLKTRALRRLWRLNPVLANVDGLVDYGEDYTDAAMIIENMQTAYQVGKGMVTAFLEDDEDDEDTEEAPVEEIEEEAPLIAAAEPVPLPEPDPEPPAMPQRRMRFAFDTA
- a CDS encoding TorD/DmsD family molecular chaperone yields the protein MTAAEDIQIADMDRARADLYNFLGALLAGPPDEMLLAQTASLSGDETELGQAIGTLSKLAKVTKPKAAQSEFNKLFIGLGRGELLPFASYYLTGFLNEKPLALLRQDMLAKGMQRSDTVFEPEDSVASLMEMMAAMIVGRFGTPADITAQKQFFNKHIGPWAGHFFTDLEEAKTSVFYTPVGTVGKIFMAVEAEAFRMSGAD
- a CDS encoding twin-arginine translocation signal domain-containing protein, which produces MSKKDDGASRRDFLKLAGTTAPIAAVAVATGAQQAEAAEPDLSKETMQDTAHTRAYFDSARF